The [Clostridium] celerecrescens 18A genomic sequence GGAGCACCTACATTGGCTTCTACGTTGAACTCGCGAAGCAGACGGTCTACGATGATCTCCAGATGAAGCTCTCCCATACCGGAAATAATAACCTGGCCAGTTTCCTGGTTGGTCTTTGCACGGAAGGTAGGATCTTCTTCTGCAAGCTTAGCTAAAGCTTCGCCCATCTTGCCCTGACCAGCTTTGGTCTTTGGCTCGATAGCGATATCGATAACCGGCTCTGGGAATTCCATGGATTCCAGAATTACCGGATGCTGATCATCACAGATTGTATCACCGGTTGTTGTTACTTTAAAACCAACAGCAGCAGCGATATCACCGGAATATACTTTATCCAGCTCAGATCTCTTGTTGGCATGCATCTGAAGGATACGTCCAACACGCTCTTTTTTGCCCTTGGTTGCATTCAGCACGTAGGAACCGGAATTCATAATACCGGAATATACGCGGAAGAATGCCAGCTTTCCAACGAACGGGTCTGTCATGATCTTAAATGCCAGAGCGGAAAATGGCTCTTCATCAGAAGAATGACGCTCGATTTCATTGCCGTCCATATCAACACCCTTAATAGAAGGAATGTCAGTAGGAGCAGGCATATATTCAAGAACTGCATCAAGGAGCTTCTGAACACCCTTGTTTCTATATGCGCTTCCGCAGCATACAGGAATGGCCGTGCAATTGCAGGTTGCAGTTCTTAATGCTTTCTTTAATTCATCTACGGAAGGCTCTTCCCCTTCCAGGTACATCATCATTAAGTCATCATCTAACTCGCAGATTTTTTCAACTAATTCGGCACGGTAAAGCTCTGCATCATCCTGCAGATCCTCTGGGATATCAATGACGGAAACATCATCGCCCTTGTCACCGTTGAAGATATAAGCCTTCATTTCGAACAAATCGATGATTCCCTTGAATTCATCTTCTGCACCGATAGGCAGCTGAATGCAGATTGCATTCTTGCCCAGACGGGTTTTGATCTGTTCAACAGCGCCGTAAAAATTTGCACCCATGATATCCATCTTGTTAATGAATGCCATACGGGGTACGTTGTAGGTATCAGCCTGACGCCATACGTTCTCGGACTGTGGTTCAACACCGCCCTTTGCACAGAATACGCCTACAGCGCCATCCAGTACACGTAAGGAACGCTCAACCTCTACTGTAAAGTCAACGTGTCCTGGAGTATCAATGATGTTGATACGATACTCAGGAGCGCCCGGCTTCACCTGGCAATTTTCATGCATGGTCCAGTGGCAGGTTGTAGCAGCTGAAGTAATTGTGATACCTCTTTCCTGCTCCTGCTCCATCCAGTCCATGGTGGCAGTACCTTCATGAGTATCACCGATTTTGTAGTTTACACCAGTATAATAGAGGATACGCTCGGTCAATGTGGTTTTACCTGCATCGATGTGGGCCATAATACCAATATTTCTGGTTCTTTCCAATGGATATTCTCTTCCAGCCAAAGCTTTTTCCTCCTATTAGAATCTGTAGTGAGAGAATGCCTTGTTTGCCTCAGCCATCTTGTGCATATCTTCTTTCTTCTTTACAGCAGCACCGGTGTTGTTGGCAGCATCCATTATCTCATTAGCAAGTCTTTCTTCCTGAGTCTTTTCGCCTCTCTTACGAGAGAACAGAGTAATCCATCTTAAGGCTAAAGTCTGTCTTCTCTCCGGTCTTACTTCGATCGGCACCTGATAGGTAGCTCCGCCGATACGTTTTGCCTTTACTTCAAGTACAGGCATAATGTTGTTCATCGCCTCTTCGAATACTTCAACGGCTGGTTTGCCGGTCTTTTCTTCTACACGGGTAAATGCACCGTATACGATCTTCTGAGCAACACCCTTTTTACCATCATACATGATGTTGTTGATCAGCTTTGTAACAACTTTGTTATTGTAAAGCGGATCCACTAATACGTCTCTTTTTTGTGTATGTCCTTTACGTGGCACGTTACTTCCCTCCTTAATATGGCCGTTCAGCCTTTACCGACTAATCGGCTATTCATTAGATCCTAGGTACTCACAAACATTCAAGTTGCGTTCGCGCTCGGTTTCTATAATATATAACCCTGCAACCTACAGGTTCAATATCTAAAGTCCGGCACTAGAAATTCAAATGTGTGGTCTAATTATTTTTTCTCTTTCGGTCTCTTTGCACCATATTTGGAACGAGCCTGTCTTCTGTTAGCTACTCCTGCGGTATCAAGTGTACCTCTAACGATATGGTATCTGGTACCTGGTAAGTCTTTTACTCTACCGCCACGGATTAAAACAACGCTATGCTCCTGAAGGTTATGACCTTCACCTGGGATGTAACTTGTTACTTCGATACCATTAGAAAGACGTACTCTGGCGATCTTTCTAAGAGCCGAGTTAGGCTTTTTAGGTGTAGCAGTTTTTACTGCCGTGCAGACTCCCCTCTTCTGTGGAGCAGAAATATCAGTTGATCTCTTCTGTAAAGAGTTGTAACCCTTCTGCAGAGCTGGTGCCTGAGATTTCTTTGCGCTTGTCTGTCTACCCTTTCTTACTAACTGGTTAAATGTTGGCATTCCATTCACCTCCTGTGATATTGTCTGTGGTTGCTGTTATCTTCAGCTTAATTTACGCACAAAAACATGACGCGTTAATGCACGCCTAATTATTATATACATTTTGTATTTTTCTGTCAAGGATTTTTTTGAAATATGCACATCCAGCGAATAAAAAAAGCAAAATGTCATAAAAACAAGAACATTCAATGGTTGAAACCCGGAGCTGGAATTTTTTTAGGAATTCCAGCTCCGGGTTTTGCAATTTAAGGATTATCTCATTGCTTATTCAACGATCTCGTTCTCATCAATATCCAGAACCTCTTCCGCCTCATTGAATTCATCTTCTGACAGCAGGATTTCATCCTCTCCCTCTGACAGCTTGATCTCATCCTCTCCCTCGAAAGCAGAATCTGTATTCAGTCCGATGGTGCGGTAACGCTTCATACCGGTACCTGCCGGAATCGGCTTACCGATGATTACGTTCTCCTTCAGACCAATTAAGTGATCGACTTTGCCGTTAATTGCGGCTTCTGTCAGAACCTTTGTGGTCTCCTGGAAGGAAGCAGCAGATAAGAAGGAATCAGTCGCCAGAGATGCTTTTGTAATACCAAGCATAACCTGTTTTCCTTCTGCCGGATTCTTTCCTTCTGCAAGAAGAGATTCATTTAAGTCATTGTAATCCAGAACATCCATAGAGGTTCCCGGAAGCACATCACTGTCTCCGCTCTCCTCAATTTTTATCTTCTTAAGCATCTGTCTTACGATCATCTCAACGTGCTTATCATTGATCTCAACACCCTGTAAGCGGTATACACGCTGTACTTCCTGGATCATATAATCCTGGACAGCGCGGACGCCTTTGATCTTTAAGATATCGTGTGGGTTCACACTACCTTCCGTCAGCTCATCGCCGGCCTCGAGCACCTGGCCATCCTGAACCTTGATTCTGGATCCGTAAGGGATCAGATAGGTCTTGGAATTGCCTGTTTCGTTCTCCGTAACAATGATCTCCCGCTTTTTCTTAGTATCCTTAATGGCCACTACGCCGCCGAATTCTGCAATGATTGCAAGACCCTTAGGCTTACGAGCCTCAAAAAGCTCCTCGACACGGGGAAGACCCTGTGTGATATCGCCACCGGCAACACCGCCGGTATGGAAGGTACGCATGGTCAGCTGGGTTCCTGGCTCACCGATAGACTGGGCAGCGATGATACCGACTGCTTCGCCTACCTGAACCGGCTGTCCGGTTGCCATGTTGGCACCGTAACATTTTGCGCAGACACCCAGATGGGATTTACAGGTTAATACGGTACGGATCTTTACGGAATCACGGCCAAGCTTCTTTAACACGTTCATAACCGCAGCTGCACGCTTCGGTGTACACATGTGGTTCGCCTTCACGATCACTTCTCCGGTATCCGGATCTGTAATGGTTTCCGCAATGAACCGTCCTGTGAGACGCTCCTGTAAGCCCTCAATGGTTTCCTGACCATCTGTAAATGCTTTGATTTCCATAAACGGAATATCTTTGCCTTCGCAGCAGTCGATCTCACGGATAATCATATCCTGGGAAACGTCTACAAGACGTCTGGTCAAGTAACCGGAGTCAGCCGTACGGAGAGCCGTATCGGAAAGTCCTTTACGTGCACCGTGAGCGGAGATAAAGTACTCCAGTACGTCAAGACCTTCACGGAAATTGGACTTGATAGGAAGTTCAATGGTGTGACCTGTGGTATCTGCCATAAGTCCACGCATACCTGCAAGCTGTTTGATCTGTTTATCAGAACCACGGGCTCCGGAGTCGGCCATCATATAGATGTTATTGTATTTATCAAGTCCGGTCAGCAGGTCATGTGTCAACTGGTCGTCAGTCACTTTCCATGTGTCAATTACTTCTTTATAACGTTCTTCCTCCGTAATAAGCCCGCGTCGGAAGTTCTTTGCAATCTGGTCAACCGTTGCCTGTGCATCAGCAATCAGCTTCGGTTTGCTCTCCGGCACTGTCATGTCGGAAATGGATACGGTCATAGCGGCTCTGGTAGAGTACTTATAACCAATCGCCTTGATGTCATCCAGGGTTTCTGCAGTCTGAACTGCTCCATGAACGTTAATAACCTTTTCAAGGATCTGCTTTAACTGCTTCTTGCCTACATGGAAGTCAACTTCCATCAAAAGCTCGTTGCCTGGAACAGAGCGGTCAACAAATCCAAGATCCTGAGGAACGATCTCATTGAAGATGAAACGGCCTACAGTTGATTCAACGGCTCCGGTCTTTATGGTACCATCTGCCATTTTCTTGCTCACTCTGGCTTTAATTCTGGAATGAAGAGTAACAGCCTGGTTTTCGTAAGCGAGTATGGCTTCATTCACGCTCTTAAATACCATTCCTTCGCCCTTTGCTCCTGGTCTTTCCTGGGTCAGGTAGTAAATACCCAGAACCATATCCTGAGAAGGAACTGCCACAGGACCGCCGTCTGACGGCTTCAATAAGTTGTTAGGCGATAACAGGAGGAAACGGCATTCTGCCTGGGCCTCTACGGAAAGAGGCAGATGGACTGCCATCTGGTCTCCGTCAAAGTCGGCGTTGAATGCGGTACAAACCAGGGGGTGAAGCTTAATAGCTTTACCTTCTACCAGAATCGGCTCAAATGCCTGGATACCAAGTCTGTGAAGGGTAGGCGCACGGTTTAACATAACCGGATGTTCCTTGATAACATCTTCCAGGACATCCCAAACCTCTGTCTGAAGACGCTCTACCATCTTTTTTGCATTCTTTATATTATGAGCGGTTCCGTTGGAAACCAGCTCCTTCATAACAAAAGGCTTAAACAGTTCGATGGCCATTTCTTTTGGCAGACCGCATTGGTATATCTTAAGCTCCGGTCCAACTACGATAACAGAACGACCGGAATAGTCAACACGCTTTCCTAAAAGATTCTGACGGAAACGGCCCTGTTTACCCTTTAACATATCGGAAAGAGACTTTAAGGCACGGTTTCCCGGTCCGGTTACCGGCCTTCCCCTTCTGCCGTTGTCAATAAGGGCATCCACCGCTTCCTGAAGCATACGCTTTTCGTTGCGGACAATGATGTCCGGGGCTCCCAGCTCCAGTAGACGGGCAAGACGATTGTTACGGTTTATGATTCTTCTGTATAAATCATTTAAGTCGGAGGTGGCAAAACGGCCGCCATCAAGCTGCACCATAGGACGGATATCCGGCGGAATTACCGGAACCACTGTCATGATCATCCACTCCGGCAAGTTGCCGGAATTGCGGAATGCTTCCACAACCTCCAGCCTCTTGATAATTCTTGCACGCTTCTGTCCGGTCGCTTCCTTTAACCCTTTCTTTAACTCCTCAGAGTCCTTTTCAAGGTCAATGGACCGCAGCAGCTCCAGAATGGCTTCCGCTCCCATTCCTACGCGGAAGGCGCCGTAGCCGTATTTTTCTATTTCTTCCCGGTATTCTTTTTCCGATAAGACCTGCTTATACTGCAGTCCCGTATTGCCGGCATCAAGAACCACATAAGATGCAAAATACAGCACCTTTTCCAGGGTTCTTGGGGAAATGTCCAGGATCAGACCCATACGGCTGGGGATTCCCTTAAAATACCAGATATGGGAAACAGGAGCCGCAAGCTGTATATGGCCCATGCGCTCTCTGCGGACACTGGCCTTGGTAACTTCAACGCCGCATCGGTCACAGATAACGCCTTTGTACCGGATTTTCTTATATTTACCACAATGGCATTCCCAGTCCTTGCTGGGTCCGAAGATCCGTTCACAGAACAAACCGTCTTTTTCCGGCTTTAAGGTTCTGTAGTTGATTGTCTCAGGCTTTTTCACCTCACCATGGGACCATTCCAGAATCTTCTCCGGAGATGCCAAACCGATCTTTATGGCATCAAATGTCATTGGGTGGTAAGTTTCATTGTTTTCAGGCATGAGCGGTTCTCCCTTCAATTATTCTTCGTCTGAATCTTCAAATTCTGCGTCATCGAACTCCTCTAAAGAATCGTCGATACCGTCTGCTTCTGTATCCTCATATTCCTCTTCTTCCACGCTTACCAGTTCTGCATCCTTAAATTCCTGCTTCTGGTAACCGAAGTTGCCAAAGGACTCTTCATCCCGGTAACGTCTGTCGCCCTCAATGATAGACCTTAAATCTGTTTCTTCATAGTCGGTGCTTTCCGCAATCTGAACCTCTGTATTGTCATCACGCAGCACTCTTACATCCAGTGCCAGTGACTGAAGCTCTTTTAGCAATACCTTGAAGGATTCCGGAATTCCCGGTTCAGGAATATTATCACCCTTAATGATGGCCTCATAGGTCTTTACACGGCCTACCACGTCATCGGATTTCACGGTCATGATCTCCTGCAGCGTGTAGGAAGCGCCATAAGCCTCCAGGGCCCAAACCTCCATCTCTCCGAAACGCTGGCCGCCGAACTGGGCTTTACCGCCGAGAGGCTGCTGGGTAACCAGAGAGTAAGGACCTGTGGAACGGGCATGGATCTTATCGTCAACCAGATGGTGAAGCTTCAGATAATGCATGTGGCCGATAGTAACCGCGCTGTCAAAGAACTCGCCGGTACGTCCGTCACGAAGGCGGACCTTACCGTCACGGTTAATCGGAACACCCTTCCACAATTCCTTGTGTTCCAGGTGATCACCCAGATACCGGATAACCTCAGGCTTTAAGGTATCTTCATACTTATCCTGGAAATCCTCCCAATCCATGTTTACGTAGTCGTTGGCCACATCCAGGGTATCCATAATGTCAATCTCGTTTGCACCGTCAAATACCGGAGTGGATACATTAAATCCAAGCGCCCTTGCTGCAAGGCTTAAGTGGATCTCAAGCACCTGTCCGATGTTCATACGTGATGGCACGCCCAGAGGGTTTAATACGATATCCAACGGACGGCCATTGGGAAGGAACGGCATATCTTCTACAGGAAGTACGCGGGAAACAACACCCTTGTTACCGTGGCGGCCGGCCATCTTATCACCAACAGAGATTTTTCTCTTCTGGGCAATGTAAATGCGGACGGTCTGGTTTACACCTGGGGAAAGTTCATCACCGTTTTCTCTTGTAAATACTTTTGCATCTACGATAATACCGTAAGCACCGTGCGGTACCTTTAAGGAAGTATCGCGGACTTCTCTTGCCTTCTCACCAAAGATGGCACGTAACAGACGTTCCTCTGCGGTCAGCTCGGTCTCACCCTTAGGAGTTACCTTACCTACCAGAATATCACCGGCACGAACTTCCGCACCGATTCTTATGATTCCTCTCTCATCAAGATCCTTTAAGGCATCCTCGCCAACTCCGGGAACATCTCTTGTGATCTCTTCCGGCCCTAACTTGGTGTCACGGGCTTCGGCCTCATATTCCTCAATATGAACAGAGGTATAAACATCTTCCTGTACCAGCTTCTCACTTAAGAGAACCGCATCCTCGTAGTTGTAGCCCTCCCAGGTCATGAAGCCGATCAGAGGGTTCTTACCAAGAGCGATCTCGCCGTTCTGAGTGGATGGGCCGTCTGCAATAACTTCTCCCTTTTCCACATGGTTGCCCTTATATACAATTGGCTTCTGGTTATAACAGTTAGACTGGTTGCTTCTTTTAAATTTAGTCAGGCGGTAAACATCTTTTCCGCCGTCGGAATCTCTCTTAATGATGATTTCATTGGAAGCGGAACGTTCCACAACACCGGTATTTCTGGCAACTACACAAACACCGGAGTCTACCGCTGCTTTGGATTCCATACCGGTTCCTACGACTGGGGTCTCTGTTGTGAGCAGAGGCACGGCCTGGCGCTGCATGTTTGATCCCATGAGGGCACGGTTTGCATCGTCGTTTTCAAGGAAAGGAATCATGGCAGTTGCAACGGAAAATACCATCTTCGGAGAAACGTCCATAAGATCAATGTTTTTCCTCTGGAATTCGGAAGTTTCTTCACGGAAACGTCCGGAAATATTCTTATGAACGAAATGGCCGTCATCATCAAGCGGCTCATTCGCCTGTGCAACCACAAAATTGTCTTCTTCGTCAGCAGTCAGGTAAACAACCTCATCAGTAACTACCGGATTCTGGGCATTGGTCTTATCCACTACGCGGTAAGGAGCCTCTACAAATCCGTACTGGTTTACCCTTGCATAAGTAGCGAGGGAGTTGATCAGACCGATGTTAGGACCTTCCGGGGTCTCAATCGGGCACATACGTCCATAATGGGTATAGTGAACGTCTCGAACCTCAAATCCTGCTCGGTCTCTGGAAAGACCGCCAGGTCCCAATGCGGATAAACGTCTCTTATGGGTCAGCTCTGCCAGCGGGTTGTTCTGATCCATGAACTGTGACAGCTGGGAACTTCCAAAGAATTCCTTTACTGCTGCTGTGACAGGCTTAATGTTAATCAATGACTGAGGCGTAATGCCATCCATATCCTGTGTTGTCATTCGTTCCCTGACCACACGCTCCATTCTGGAAAGACCGATGCGGTACTGGTTCTGTAAAAGCTCACCAACGGCACGGATTCTACGATTTCCTAAATGGTCAATATCATCAGCCATTCCCACTTCTTCTTCCAGGTGCATATTGTAATTGATGGAAGCTAAAATATCTTCCTTCGTGATATGCTTAGGAATCAGTTCATTTATATTTCTGTGAAGGGCTTTTTTAAGGGCCTCTTCATCCTCGCTTCCAGCTTCTGCCAGAATTTTTTCAAGAGCAGGATAGAATACTAACTCTGTAATACCCGCTTCCTTCGGATCAAAGTTTACAAAAGAAGCCAGATCAACCATTAAGTTGGAAAGGACCTTTTGCTTACGCTCCACTCCCTCCAGCCATACGAAAGGAACAGCCGCATTCTGAATATCGTTTGCAAGCTGCTTGTCTACTGTGCTTCCAGCCTCTGCTAAAATTTCACCGGTTGTGGTGTCAACCACATCCTCTGCAAGGACATGGCCTGCAATACGGTTTTTAAAATGAAGCTTTTTATTGAATTTATATCTTCCGACCTTTGCGAGATCGTATCTTCTGGGGTCAAAGAACATACTATTTAACAAACTTTCAGCACTATCAACAGATAAAGGTTCACCTGGGCGGATCTTCTTATATAACTCCAATAAGCCATCCTGGTAGTTATCGGACGTATCCTTACCAAAGCTGGCTAATAATTTTGGTTCTTCACCGAACAGTTCAATAATTTCCGCGTTGGTGCCAAAGCCCAGGGCACGGATCAGCACGGTAACCGGAACCTTTCTGGTTCTGTCCACACGAACGTAGAAAATGTCGTTGGAGTCTGTTTCATACTCCAGCCATGCACCCCTGTTTGGGATCACCGTACAGGCATATAGCTCTTTCCCTACCTTGTCATGTTCTATACCATAATATATACCTGGGGAACGTACCAACTGGCTAACAATAACTCGCTCGGCACCGTTGATCACAAAGGAACCGGTATCTGTCATAAGCGGAAGATCACCCATGAAGATCTCATGTTCATTAATCTCATCTTTATCTTTATTGCAAAGCCTTACCTTTACCTTTAAAGGAGCCGCATAAGTTGCATCTCTTTCCTTGCATTCTTCTATTGTGTACTTGATGTCATCCTTACATAATGTAAAGTTGACAAACTCAAGACTTAAGTGTCCTGCAAAGTCTGCAATCGGAGAGATGTCTTCAAAGACTTCCTTTAATCCTTCATCAAGGAACCACTGATAGGAATTCTTTTGAATCTCAATCAGGTTTGGCATCTCAAGCACTTCTTTTTGTCTTGAGAAGCTCATTCTCAGGCTCTTACCGGCTGGGACCGGACGCATTCTGCTTTTCTCCATTGACGTTTCACCCCTGTTTTCTTTCTAATCGTTTCTGTTTTTGGGCATAAATATGCCGTTAAGGCACACAAATCCACAATAGTGCACATTCCATAATAACATGGCATTGTCAAGGTGTCAAGCATTTTTTACTTGTAATCTTCAATAAAATGTGTTATACTATTGCAGATAGGCCCAATTTACAAAATGAACTATTGGAGGTATTCCCGGTGAGCACATTTTTAAACGTATTATTAGTGATTCTTTTTATCGCAGCCGTGGCCATGGCAGTCCTTTATTTTCTCGGAAGAAAGCTGGAAAAGCGCCAGGTGGAACAGCAGCAGGCACTGGAAGCTGCGGCACAGTCCGTATCCATGCTGGTAATCGATAAAAAGAAAATGAAGCTAAAAGATGCAGGGCTTCCTAAGATCGTGTATGAACAAACCCCATGGTATATGCGCCGCACAAAGCTGCCCATTGTAAAAGCAAAGGTTGGCCCAAAGGTCATGACACTGATCGCTGACGCCAAGGTATTCGAAGTGCTTCCGGTCAAAACAGAAGCTAAGGTTGTGGTAAGCGGTATCTACATAACCGAGATCAAGAGCCTTCGGGGCAAAGCGGTTCCACCGGCACCGAAAAAGAAAAAATTCTTGGACAGGTTTAAAAAGAGCGGAAAGTAAGATATCTGGTTCCTGTATTAGTCAATACATTAATACTCGTTTTTTAGAAAGTGATCTGTATCATAAAAAGATCTGTGCAGAATGCCGGAGCACGACTAAAGTCGTACTCCGGCATTTTTTGTTGAAAAATGGTAATTCTTCAGCCATAAAGCAGTATCTGGCCGGTTCTGGTCAATTCTTCGCGGAAAATGGAATCATGAAAATAATCTGGCCTGCTTCCTATATATTAGGAAGGAATACGAATCGTTTTACGGTATTCAAAGGCAGATATTATTACTCCTATTTGAAAATTTTTATCAATAATGGCTTGTTTTTAATATAAAAATATAGATCGCAATTATCTTTTCATTTAGTTTAAATCTTATATTATTCTCAATCTTAAAGCATTTTCTTTGCAAATATTACTATTATGATTGATTTCAATTTAATTTTAAAAAACCTATTGACAAAACTGCAGGCATAAGATACAATCAAGCTACAAGGTAGTTAGTTAACACTAACCTCCTCATAAGAGAAACTTTTCCATATGTAACATAATTAGAAACGAAAGGAGAACTATTATGTTTAATCAAATACAATTACCTTACGCATATGACGCTTTAGAACCCCACATTGACGCTCTCACAATGGAGACACATTATTCCAAGCATCACGCAGCATATACTAAAAATTTAAATGACGCGGCCCAAAAGGCCGGTGTCGAAGACAAAGAAATTACCGCTCTCCTGTCCTCCCTTGACAACATTTCCGACGAGGCTCTCAGAAAGGCCATACGAAACAACGGCGGTGGCTTTTACAATCATAACCTGTATTTTTCCACTATGAGCCCTAACGGCGGAGGGCAGCCAGTTGGCCTCCTTAAGGATGCACTGGAAAAGACTTTTGGCAGTTTTTCCGACTTTCAGAATCAGTTAAGCGGCCTGGCTGCCGGACAGTTCGGATCCGGCTGGGGCTGGCTGTCGGCAAACCGGGATGGCAAGCTGGTCCTTTCCGCCAGTGCCAATCAGGATAACCCACTCATGGAAGGCGGAGGATTTGTTCCAATTCTTGGCATAGACGTATGGGAACACGCCTACTACTTAAAATATAAGAATCTCAGAGCTGACTATATTAAAGCATTTTTCAATGTAATTGACTGGAAGGCTGTTGCTTCCAACTATGAAAACATGATAAACAGTTAAGAAAAGGAGGATTGTAATGAGCAAGAATTTATTTGAGAAACTTAATGAGTATCTGGCCAATCAGCAGGTCATGTATATGAAACTTCATAACCTTCACTGGTATGTAAAAGGCCGCAGCTTCTTCACACTCCATGCAAAGCTAGAAGAGCTGTATGACCAGACCGCCCAGATCATGGATGATGTGGCGGAGCGGCTGCTGGCTTTGGGCGGTTCACCAGTAGCCAGCTTAAAGAAAGCACTGGCCCTCTCTTCCGTAAAAGAGCTGGAGGACGTTCCTATCTCCTCAGATGAAACCATTAAAAACCTGATTTCGGATGTAGAATACTGGATCCGGGATACAAAGGAAATCGTCAAGCTGGCCGATGACGATAATGATGGCGCAACCGCAGATCAATTTAATGGATATCTGGCCGAATACCAGAAGCTTCTGTGGATGTTGAAGTCATATATCAGCTAAAAAATCCCTATAAATCTGAAAATGCCGCTTCCTGACGAAATCACTGTCAGGATGCGGCATTTTTATATGAAATTCCTCATAAAAACGGGGCCGCTGCCCCAGATTGATCTCTCAACAATGGTACAGCGGCCCCAGAAAAGCAACTGAAATTACTTCATTCAATGATAAATTAATCCTCTACAAATACAGCTGTGATTTCTTTGTTGCTTTCTACTTTGTAGCAACGATCATCGCCGTCTTTTGCTTTGCTCTTGCTCTTCTGAACACTACCAGAGGTATTAACCAGTCTATATGTTACAGTCTTATTGCCTTCTGTCTTATCTCCAGCCTTAACCTCATAGTACTCGGAATATCCCTTTTTGCTTACTTTCTCATATTCCACTTCATCTAAG encodes the following:
- the fusA gene encoding elongation factor G → MAGREYPLERTRNIGIMAHIDAGKTTLTERILYYTGVNYKIGDTHEGTATMDWMEQEQERGITITSAATTCHWTMHENCQVKPGAPEYRINIIDTPGHVDFTVEVERSLRVLDGAVGVFCAKGGVEPQSENVWRQADTYNVPRMAFINKMDIMGANFYGAVEQIKTRLGKNAICIQLPIGAEDEFKGIIDLFEMKAYIFNGDKGDDVSVIDIPEDLQDDAELYRAELVEKICELDDDLMMMYLEGEEPSVDELKKALRTATCNCTAIPVCCGSAYRNKGVQKLLDAVLEYMPAPTDIPSIKGVDMDGNEIERHSSDEEPFSALAFKIMTDPFVGKLAFFRVYSGIMNSGSYVLNATKGKKERVGRILQMHANKRSELDKVYSGDIAAAVGFKVTTTGDTICDDQHPVILESMEFPEPVIDIAIEPKTKAGQGKMGEALAKLAEEDPTFRAKTNQETGQVIISGMGELHLEIIVDRLLREFNVEANVGAPQVAYKETFTKLVEVDSKYAKQSGGRGQYGHCKVRFEPMDPNGEETFKFESSVVGGAIPKEYIPAVGQGIEEATKSGILGGFPVLGVKANVYDGSYHEVDSSEMAFHIAGSMAFKDAMNKGGAILLEPIMKVEVTMPEDYMGDVIGDINSRRGRIEGMEDIGGGKMVKAYVPLAEMFGYSTDLRSKTQGRGNYSMFFEKYEQVPKSVQEKVLAEKKGK
- the rpsG gene encoding 30S ribosomal protein S7: MPRKGHTQKRDVLVDPLYNNKVVTKLINNIMYDGKKGVAQKIVYGAFTRVEEKTGKPAVEVFEEAMNNIMPVLEVKAKRIGGATYQVPIEVRPERRQTLALRWITLFSRKRGEKTQEERLANEIMDAANNTGAAVKKKEDMHKMAEANKAFSHYRF
- the rpsL gene encoding 30S ribosomal protein S12 — its product is MPTFNQLVRKGRQTSAKKSQAPALQKGYNSLQKRSTDISAPQKRGVCTAVKTATPKKPNSALRKIARVRLSNGIEVTSYIPGEGHNLQEHSVVLIRGGRVKDLPGTRYHIVRGTLDTAGVANRRQARSKYGAKRPKEKK
- the rpoC gene encoding DNA-directed RNA polymerase subunit beta', with amino-acid sequence MPENNETYHPMTFDAIKIGLASPEKILEWSHGEVKKPETINYRTLKPEKDGLFCERIFGPSKDWECHCGKYKKIRYKGVICDRCGVEVTKASVRRERMGHIQLAAPVSHIWYFKGIPSRMGLILDISPRTLEKVLYFASYVVLDAGNTGLQYKQVLSEKEYREEIEKYGYGAFRVGMGAEAILELLRSIDLEKDSEELKKGLKEATGQKRARIIKRLEVVEAFRNSGNLPEWMIMTVVPVIPPDIRPMVQLDGGRFATSDLNDLYRRIINRNNRLARLLELGAPDIIVRNEKRMLQEAVDALIDNGRRGRPVTGPGNRALKSLSDMLKGKQGRFRQNLLGKRVDYSGRSVIVVGPELKIYQCGLPKEMAIELFKPFVMKELVSNGTAHNIKNAKKMVERLQTEVWDVLEDVIKEHPVMLNRAPTLHRLGIQAFEPILVEGKAIKLHPLVCTAFNADFDGDQMAVHLPLSVEAQAECRFLLLSPNNLLKPSDGGPVAVPSQDMVLGIYYLTQERPGAKGEGMVFKSVNEAILAYENQAVTLHSRIKARVSKKMADGTIKTGAVESTVGRFIFNEIVPQDLGFVDRSVPGNELLMEVDFHVGKKQLKQILEKVINVHGAVQTAETLDDIKAIGYKYSTRAAMTVSISDMTVPESKPKLIADAQATVDQIAKNFRRGLITEEERYKEVIDTWKVTDDQLTHDLLTGLDKYNNIYMMADSGARGSDKQIKQLAGMRGLMADTTGHTIELPIKSNFREGLDVLEYFISAHGARKGLSDTALRTADSGYLTRRLVDVSQDMIIREIDCCEGKDIPFMEIKAFTDGQETIEGLQERLTGRFIAETITDPDTGEVIVKANHMCTPKRAAAVMNVLKKLGRDSVKIRTVLTCKSHLGVCAKCYGANMATGQPVQVGEAVGIIAAQSIGEPGTQLTMRTFHTGGVAGGDITQGLPRVEELFEARKPKGLAIIAEFGGVVAIKDTKKKREIIVTENETGNSKTYLIPYGSRIKVQDGQVLEAGDELTEGSVNPHDILKIKGVRAVQDYMIQEVQRVYRLQGVEINDKHVEMIVRQMLKKIKIEESGDSDVLPGTSMDVLDYNDLNESLLAEGKNPAEGKQVMLGITKASLATDSFLSAASFQETTKVLTEAAINGKVDHLIGLKENVIIGKPIPAGTGMKRYRTIGLNTDSAFEGEDEIKLSEGEDEILLSEDEFNEAEEVLDIDENEIVE